In the genome of Kozakia baliensis, the window GCAATCCGGCGGGCGACTTCCTTGCGGGTCTCCAGGGCGGGTCTTGGATAATAGGCCCCGCTATCGCCTTGAACGGAGACGTTCTCACCGGCAAAGGCAAAAAGCAGAGCCGCGACGAGCGTCCACGGATCGGCGTCGGGTCGCGCCTCGTTCAACGCCGCGTGCAGCGCTTGGGTGCGGCGCGCGCCGATCAGGCCATGTCCGGCACGGGAAATGTCGGGACGCTCTTTCGGCGGGGCCGCTGCCGCGACCGCTAACGTGCCAGTGCCGACAAGCGTGCCAGCCGTGACGGGCGCACGCTCGCGGAAGCGAAATTCCTTCACGACAAGGCTCCGCGGATCGAGGTAATACCCGGTGCGATCGCTTTCCTTGGGTTCCATCCATCTGCCGACGTTGACGCAGTGATCGGGCAAATCCGCGTTGCCATAGGGATCGACGCCGAACACATCGAAACCGTCGCCTACAGCGGCATCGAGCCATCCGCGCTGGGCTGCCTCGTAAGCATTCCGATCTTCGGTAAAGCGATTGTCCGCCCCGCCTTCCGCGAACAGATCCTCCGTCCAGATCACGCCGACCGCCTTGGCCTGCGCGTCGTCGAACCGGGCATCCCGCGCGAAAAAGCGTGTCCGGCGCAACGCGTTCGCCATGCCGACCCAATCGGGAACGCTGCCCGGTTCGTCCGGCCAGAGCCGGTCGCGCGGATCGTCTTCACTCGTCTCCGGGCCTTCGGAAGAAACAGGCGCTTCGGGCTCGATGTCCTGCGACGCGTCATCGCCGGGGGTGGTATCGTCGGCAATGCCTTCTTCATCGTCTTCATCGTAGCCGTCGTCGTCGGCGTCGTATTCCTCGTCCTCATCGACGAATTGCTGTCCCCACACGAAGGCCTGATCATCCAGCGGAGCCGCCGCGATCGTGGCGAGCTGCTGCGGCGTCGGCAGCAGCCGACGTTGGATCGCATCGAGCATCGGTGGGTGTAGGTTCGAGAGAAGCTCGAGCTGCTTCAGCTTGGCAGGCGTAAACATCAGCGCCTGGCAAATGGCCCGATCCGTCATCCGCCTCTCCGTGCGCAGACGGGTGACCGCTTTCCACTGGTCGACATCTGACATATTGAGGCGCACCAGATTCTCGGACAGCGCCGCGAGATCATCGGTCTTTTCGTCACCGTCACGCACATGCACCGCGATTGATTTCAGGCCCGCCCTGATGGCGGCGCGTGTGCGGCGATGTCCGGCGACAATCATCAAGACGCCATCTTCCAGTTCCCGCACCACGGGCGGGTGGATCAGGCCGGCCGCCTTGATGCTGTAGGCCAGGCGGCGGTCTTCTGCGTCGTCGGTTTGTGCACGGCGCGGATTGTTCGGATTGTCGAGAAGGGTTTTCGGATCGACGTGACGCAATTCCATGTTCGGTCTCCAAGGGACGGTGCGACCGGGAGCATGTCTCCCTGATCGTCCTTTCGCGTCGGCATGGGGTGCGAGCGGGGTCAAAGCGGCGCGGCACGCGCCGGCACTGGAGCCACGCGCAAGCCGCGTAGCGGATGAGCATGGCGAAGCGCCACCTTTGACGCCGTCTTGCGCGCCATGGCAGCGCTTCTCCCTTCAGGCTGTTTCCTTTTGCGTTTCTTCGGGCTCTTCCTCCGGTGTGTCGGCGAAGGACGCGTCGCCACGGCCCTCGCCTTCCTCGCTCTCGTCCTCGCGCGTCGCCGCCAGATCGGCCTGAAGCGCGGCCAGTTCGGCGCGCTTCTCCTCATAGAGTTCCTGCTCGGCGAAGCGCATGCCGCAACGCGCCTGATAGGCAGGCAAACGCCGCTCGGCGTCCGCCTGACGCTGCACCGCCTCGTCGCGCTTGCTCTCGAAGCGCAACAGGGCGTGTTCGATCTTCGAGATCACGCCGAGCGGCGCTGTCTCATGATCGAAGCCGATCTCCTGATCGCCCGCCGAGAATGGCAGGACGATCGACACATCGACTTTCGGCGCATCCTTGCTGGATCGCCAGGATTTCGCCGCCTCCACCCACACCTCGAACCCGCCGATCGTGCCGAGCGTCCAGCGACCCGGCTCCCCGCGACGTTCGGCCATGCGGGCCTGCGAGAGAATGAAGGCCCCGGCTTTCTCACGCGCGGACAGCGCACCGCGCGATGTTTCCATGACAAACGCTTCGCCACGGGTCGCCCTGCGCTGGACGATGTCGGCGTCGATTTGCGGAATCAGGCACCGAGCCGCCGCGATGTCGCGTTCGGCGCGTTCGATCGCGCGTTTGACGCCGAACTGGTCGTCATAATGCGCAGCCGCCAGACGTTCGAGACGCGCGACATCGGCCTCGAGACCCGCGAGCTGCATCAGGCGCTCATCTCCAGAGGCGAGCGCCTTGGCCATGGCGAACTGATTGCCCTCCCCGCTGACGTCCTCGATGCGACGGATGCTGCGGTCTCCGCTCATGGCGAGGCAAATGAAGCGGTTCTTGCGTTCGAGGAGCTGCCAGTTGGTCGCGTCCACCGATCCCTGTTGCGCATAGGCATAGAGTTCGATCTCGTCGTGCTGGTTGCCCTGACGCTCGATCCGGCCCTCGCGCTGGACGATGTCGGCCACGAGCCAGGGCACATCGAGATGATGCAACGCTTTCAGCCGCTGCTGGGCATTGACGCCGGTGCCCATGGTCGCAGTCGAGCCGATCAGGATGCGTTTGCGTCCCGCATTCAGATCGCCGAACAGACGCTGCTTGGTGGCCGACTTCTTGTAATCTTGCATGAAGGCGATCTGCTCGCGCGGCACGCCGAGCCGGATCAGTTCGTCGCGGATCCACAGATAGGCGGAGAAGCCACGATTCTCGAGCGCGCCTACCGTGCCAAGATCGGAGAAGATCATTTGGACCGCGCCGGGAAGCTCATACGGCCGGCCGGTCTCGGGATTGCTGTATCGGTTGTCCGACGTCTCCTGCCAGATCCGGAGCACGTTGCGAATCATGATGTTCAGCTTGCTGTCGTCGTCGTTGGCGGCACTGTTCGTGACGAACCGCAGGTCGATGCTGGCGTGCCGCGCGTCGGTAATGACCGAAAGGAGGATGTCCTGCCCTTTTTCGGGCTTGCGCTTGCGGGCTTCGATCGCCTTGATGCGTTGAGCGAGCACCTTTTGGTAGGCTTTGAAGTTGTCATTGCCAGGAGCGACGACGATCTCGCGCTTGCCGCCGCGCACGGCGGGGAGCTTCACATAGCGACGCAGATCGTCCGGCATCACCACGTCGGCGAAGCTGCGATACATCGACATCAGGTCAGCGACGTTGACGAATTCGGCGAAACGGGTGACCGGCTTGTAGAGGCCGCTCGGCTGCAATTCGAGTTCGGTGCGGGTTTCGCCGAAATTCGCGGCCCAGGCGTCAAACTCGTGCAGCCCGCGTTCGGTGAGCACCTCGAGCTGCATGAAGCGCTGGACCGCCATCATTTCACCCAAGGTGTTCGTGATCGGGCTACCCGACGCCATGACGATCTGGCGACCGGGATTGATCTGTTCGAGATAGCGGGTCTTGACGAACATGTCCCAAGCGCGCTGCGAGCCGTTCGGGTC includes:
- a CDS encoding ParB/RepB/Spo0J family partition protein; translation: MELRHVDPKTLLDNPNNPRRAQTDDAEDRRLAYSIKAAGLIHPPVVRELEDGVLMIVAGHRRTRAAIRAGLKSIAVHVRDGDEKTDDLAALSENLVRLNMSDVDQWKAVTRLRTERRMTDRAICQALMFTPAKLKQLELLSNLHPPMLDAIQRRLLPTPQQLATIAAAPLDDQAFVWGQQFVDEDEEYDADDDGYDEDDEEGIADDTTPGDDASQDIEPEAPVSSEGPETSEDDPRDRLWPDEPGSVPDWVGMANALRRTRFFARDARFDDAQAKAVGVIWTEDLFAEGGADNRFTEDRNAYEAAQRGWLDAAVGDGFDVFGVDPYGNADLPDHCVNVGRWMEPKESDRTGYYLDPRSLVVKEFRFRERAPVTAGTLVGTGTLAVAAAAPPKERPDISRAGHGLIGARRTQALHAALNEARPDADPWTLVAALLFAFAGENVSVQGDSGAYYPRPALETRKEVARRIAPDGFAVADVDVLRNAAIDVVAKVASCASEGQEKSGDPALLLGVLFEANRHLPSFSDDDFLKTFSKGGITKALRGEGIAPRNTGKEMRSALVSHLAGARWVPEAARFESVLPGWREQVTRAAVHAASVADEGEDDCPFETGDEDTAPPDDDDREEGPGVASEDEPPEEETLEVASGAADEAGLQPNDPERFLREHLEIVVVR